A single region of the Bacteroidota bacterium genome encodes:
- a CDS encoding BNR-repeat neuraminidase N-terminal domain-containing protein: protein MKIFYYKNVFSMFSKRTLRVACILLLHVLFFKVSYAQVYVPATGYNSDQVAEGIGAPASSTTTATDLGVDNGNYVFIDGTYQYNATCALATANILPANKLITSTAAPGLVYQLQSYTGNNALRVPATGTGVGSATLTFATPMSVANLYLLCVAGGGAITSGVDVTVTFTDATTQVFTAQTAQDWCNTASSGNYTKITTTNYNRIQTNTTTGCGNYSACQYFAEMALAINTTNYTKLVSSVTIAKTTTTNVMNIYSIGAVPPCTAPTAQPTALNSTSIGSGSITATFTAPAIPPTNYLVVRYPQGTTTITAPVNGTTYTLGQTMGLGRVAAIPATNAFSAVGLTPSTGYDFYIYSFNGGSSCYYANYLTTSPLAGTYTTAACGSLTGTISVGASGTYSTLTSAINAVSTSGLSGNVFIELQPSYNSSLETFPIVFPENPCVSSTKTITIRPDITVSSPLTITSSAAQTFLYDAAKYITIDGRPGGVGTSSMLSIINTNTAGVTAQFMNDAQYNKIMYCDVQGQNTSSTSTAPCGVIYFGTTSTIPLLGNDSNQILNCDIHATTTGFPAIGIASYGATTTTASWNDYNIVSDCNIYDFFSATLASTAVKLDGGSNAFTISNNKIYQTATRTFTTGNQHRAFWLTPTVTGACGFKILNNYIGGNNSAGTGTWTLNGAVVTNFWGMDINHTGTIPSSVQGNTITNISLTSTTTTANDLFRGISTGNNGNVDIGTVTGNTIGSSTVAGAITLVTSGTGSFSYGIKNGSTSASSDTINIYNNTVAGITVSSSVATSGANLYGIAATSGSYTNIFNNTVGSITMPNSLYSSNNATSTQSVYGISVVAGIRTNINNNTVVNITNNYTGTSTGYLRGINLTSSTTSFVTNNKVSNLASNSAYTSSGTTSAVIGILVSTANPSTVTDNRVDSIVLSNATSTAASYIEGLVISLNGSTPTNVIARNFIHHLYASGVNQNTTLVGIDIIGGSNIIANNMVQLGTLPSGYNFTNTAVIRGIYLNTTTATNLYHNSIYIGGDTVGSTVKHSVGFYRNAASGTHEFKNNIVYNNRSNVGVGGKHYVLFLNTVTGLSLANNLYYGAGVGYVFATANNGTSDIATFISGWSGADVNSSFANPQFMNPTGGSAGSASVVDLHINPSVTTPVESAGVLLASITDDYDGQARSAFSPTDIGADAGNFLSLGMTIDSSNVDQVTTIIPTGTQNQAIIALRIHANGAVNPINVLSLKFNTAGTTNTANISNARVYYTGSSNVLSTATQYGSTVVAPNGTFYISGTKALSPGVNYFWLTYDIAVSATPGNFVDARVDSIGLSLGINPSLINGDPFGARTIAASLNGSYNVGAGQTYTTITAALADLSVLGLSGPVTLNLVDASYATTTGETFPININTYTGMSNTNKLTIQPGPGNVATIISANAGSTINLDASKYFVINGMQGGTGTSRSLIVQNDNVGGSALSFINDATANIIKHAVFRGASTNSTIGVVNFGTGVVTGNDSNLIDNCDIADAASLPATLVQGRGSFDALTKFNNDNVISNCNLYNFSATSGETNAFKISKGNTNWTITNNSVYQTVPRAFNVIHYLMNWNRIVDGGTNVDDAMAQASLNNMIVTNNYIGGSAPLCGGTPWTQTASTGQFNSYFNVGNQTATTVKNNTFANFNITSTSAFTGTPGVWNAFQYIGGKVNIDSNLIGSLTDSNSIIINAASGAIVFPIALTANVAGSYTVRGNKIAGIRVSGSGTAAVNIYSIYIASATNTVSYQIDGNIIGGTAGIANLTSSSTTAQVNYGINNISTAILTINNNTISNLNNYHNTIGNSQTIGIRTTAGNNAITNNVINSLANNSAQLSTGINAPVIGISMTSATATNTISRNNIATINHNNLTEATQTIGIYYAGATGDIIDRNTIHSFNTLSSSVTASQIGLQIAGGTARIYNNVVRLGVDSNGYSLTSTPILTGILISGGNARVIYNTVYLSGVVASGAGNTFAVSRTSTGSDSLFNNLFINNRIGGTGNHYAINAGSNTGLTSNYNNFNTYSTYVGMFASVNQAALFDWQTASSTDANSASKPVYFVNSGASASFIDFHLTGTSLGDLGLIAKPVGGITTDFDNQARDLTKPYMGADENLSNPLPVKLITFSANLQNKDVLLTWATAMEQNNKGFELQRSFDAKTFETIGFVKGKGNSNKNEKYSFTDVNVKASNNNVIYYRLKQIDYDAQFTYSPVVKISTEEQQALFNVSGYPNPIKDEYYVSINAVNNANVTLQLFDLQGKVVLSQSLVLTKGTNVVKVDNIDKMQLGVYLLHLTMNGETQIIKVVKN from the coding sequence ATGAAAATTTTTTACTACAAAAATGTTTTTTCCATGTTTTCAAAAAGAACATTGCGTGTTGCATGTATTCTTTTACTCCATGTCTTATTTTTTAAAGTATCCTATGCACAGGTATATGTGCCTGCAACAGGTTACAATTCCGATCAGGTAGCAGAAGGTATTGGTGCACCAGCTTCATCCACAACTACAGCCACCGACCTTGGAGTCGATAACGGAAACTATGTTTTTATAGATGGAACATATCAGTACAATGCAACATGTGCTTTAGCCACTGCCAATATTCTACCGGCCAATAAATTAATAACAAGTACAGCAGCGCCAGGTCTCGTTTATCAGTTACAGTCATATACAGGTAACAATGCATTGCGAGTTCCGGCTACAGGTACAGGCGTAGGGTCAGCTACCCTTACTTTTGCCACGCCCATGTCAGTAGCTAATTTATACCTATTATGTGTTGCCGGTGGAGGAGCCATTACAAGTGGAGTAGATGTAACTGTAACCTTTACCGATGCAACAACCCAGGTTTTCACCGCACAAACTGCACAAGACTGGTGTAACACCGCATCGTCAGGTAACTATACAAAAATTACAACCACTAATTACAATAGAATACAAACCAACACTACTACTGGATGCGGAAACTACAGTGCTTGCCAATATTTTGCCGAAATGGCTTTAGCTATTAATACTACCAACTATACCAAATTAGTATCTTCAGTAACCATTGCTAAAACAACAACAACCAATGTAATGAACATATATAGTATTGGAGCAGTACCCCCTTGTACTGCCCCTACTGCGCAACCAACTGCGCTTAACTCTACTTCAATCGGTAGCGGAAGTATTACTGCAACTTTTACTGCACCGGCTATACCGCCAACAAATTATTTAGTAGTAAGATACCCACAAGGAACAACAACCATTACAGCTCCCGTAAACGGAACCACCTATACCCTTGGTCAAACAATGGGTTTAGGCAGGGTAGCGGCTATACCAGCTACAAACGCATTTTCAGCCGTTGGTTTAACGCCAAGTACCGGATACGATTTTTATATTTATTCATTCAATGGAGGCTCAAGTTGTTATTACGCAAATTATTTAACAACAAGTCCATTAGCCGGAACCTACACCACAGCGGCCTGTGGCTCATTAACCGGAACAATATCAGTAGGAGCATCAGGAACATACAGCACCTTAACAAGTGCTATTAACGCAGTAAGCACTTCCGGCTTAAGTGGTAATGTATTTATTGAATTACAACCATCCTATAACAGTTCTTTAGAAACCTTTCCAATAGTATTCCCCGAAAACCCTTGCGTATCTTCAACCAAAACCATTACCATCAGACCCGATATTACAGTTTCGTCACCTTTAACCATAACCTCTTCGGCAGCACAAACCTTTTTGTACGATGCAGCCAAATACATTACCATAGATGGAAGACCGGGTGGTGTTGGAACAAGCAGCATGCTTTCCATTATAAATACCAATACAGCTGGTGTTACTGCGCAGTTTATGAACGATGCACAATACAATAAAATTATGTATTGCGATGTACAGGGACAAAACACCAGTTCAACCTCAACCGCACCGTGTGGAGTAATTTATTTCGGTACCACCAGCACCATTCCACTTTTAGGTAACGATAGTAACCAGATTTTAAATTGCGATATACATGCAACAACAACAGGATTTCCTGCCATAGGTATTGCATCATACGGAGCAACTACAACTACAGCAAGCTGGAACGATTATAATATTGTTAGCGATTGTAATATTTACGATTTCTTTAGTGCAACATTGGCAAGCACGGCTGTTAAATTAGATGGTGGAAGTAATGCTTTTACCATAAGCAATAATAAAATATACCAAACAGCTACGCGTACTTTTACTACAGGAAACCAGCACCGTGCCTTTTGGCTTACACCTACAGTTACCGGAGCATGCGGGTTTAAGATTCTTAATAATTATATAGGTGGCAATAACAGTGCAGGTACAGGTACCTGGACCTTAAACGGAGCCGTTGTAACCAATTTTTGGGGTATGGATATCAACCATACAGGAACCATCCCTTCATCAGTACAAGGAAACACCATCACCAATATATCATTAACATCAACCACAACTACCGCCAATGATTTATTCCGTGGTATCAGTACAGGTAATAACGGAAATGTTGATATAGGCACCGTAACAGGTAATACAATAGGTTCTTCAACCGTTGCGGGAGCAATTACTTTAGTTACATCAGGTACAGGTTCTTTTTCATATGGTATAAAAAATGGAAGCACATCAGCATCGTCAGATACCATTAATATATACAACAACACAGTTGCAGGAATTACCGTTTCATCATCAGTGGCTACCAGTGGAGCTAACTTATATGGAATTGCAGCTACCAGTGGTTCCTATACCAATATTTTTAACAATACCGTGGGTAGTATAACTATGCCAAATAGTTTATATTCATCAAACAATGCGACTTCAACACAATCAGTGTACGGTATAAGCGTAGTTGCCGGAATCAGGACCAATATAAACAACAACACAGTAGTTAACATAACCAATAATTATACAGGAACAAGTACCGGGTATTTACGTGGTATAAACTTAACATCATCTACCACATCATTTGTAACCAATAATAAAGTATCCAATTTAGCCAGTAACAGTGCCTATACAAGTTCAGGTACCACATCAGCTGTAATTGGTATTTTAGTAAGTACAGCCAATCCAAGTACCGTAACCGATAATAGAGTTGACTCAATAGTATTGAGCAATGCAACTTCAACGGCAGCATCATACATTGAAGGTTTAGTTATTAGTTTAAATGGAAGTACACCAACAAACGTAATAGCAAGAAACTTTATACATCATTTATACGCTTCAGGAGTTAATCAAAATACCACTTTAGTTGGAATAGATATTATAGGCGGTTCAAACATTATAGCCAATAATATGGTTCAATTAGGAACCTTGCCAAGCGGCTATAATTTTACCAACACAGCAGTAATCAGAGGTATATATTTAAACACCACCACGGCTACCAATCTATACCACAACTCCATTTATATTGGTGGGGATACAGTAGGCTCTACAGTAAAACACTCAGTTGGTTTTTATAGAAATGCCGCTTCAGGTACACACGAGTTTAAAAACAATATAGTATACAATAACCGCTCAAACGTAGGGGTCGGTGGTAAACATTATGTATTATTTTTAAATACAGTTACAGGTTTATCATTAGCCAATAACCTATACTATGGTGCAGGAGTAGGTTATGTTTTTGCAACAGCCAATAACGGTACATCAGATATAGCTACATTTATTTCAGGCTGGTCAGGTGCCGATGTAAACAGCTCTTTTGCAAATCCACAATTTATGAATCCAACCGGAGGTTCAGCAGGTTCAGCATCAGTAGTTGATTTACATATTAACCCAAGCGTAACTACCCCTGTTGAATCAGCAGGAGTATTGCTGGCAAGCATTACCGATGATTATGACGGACAAGCCCGTTCTGCATTTTCACCAACAGATATTGGAGCAGATGCAGGAAACTTCTTATCATTGGGAATGACCATTGATTCAAGTAATGTTGACCAGGTAACCACTATTATCCCAACCGGAACCCAAAACCAGGCTATCATAGCATTGAGAATTCATGCTAACGGAGCAGTTAACCCTATCAACGTATTGTCATTAAAATTCAATACTGCAGGAACAACCAATACAGCCAACATAAGCAATGCACGAGTTTACTATACAGGTTCATCAAATGTATTGAGTACCGCTACCCAATACGGTTCAACAGTAGTTGCACCAAATGGAACATTTTACATTTCAGGAACCAAAGCATTAAGCCCCGGTGTTAACTACTTTTGGTTAACATACGATATTGCTGTTTCAGCAACACCAGGTAATTTCGTTGATGCCAGAGTAGATAGTATAGGTTTAAGTTTAGGTATTAATCCTTCCCTTATCAATGGCGATCCATTTGGCGCACGCACCATAGCAGCATCATTAAATGGAAGTTATAACGTAGGAGCCGGCCAAACATATACAACCATTACCGCAGCTCTGGCAGATTTGAGCGTACTAGGTCTTTCAGGCCCCGTTACATTAAACTTGGTTGATGCCAGCTATGCAACTACTACTGGAGAAACATTCCCAATAAACATCAATACCTATACAGGTATGAGCAATACCAACAAATTAACCATTCAACCCGGGCCGGGTAATGTAGCAACTATTATTTCTGCTAATGCCGGGTCAACTATCAATTTAGATGCTAGTAAATATTTTGTTATAAATGGTATGCAAGGCGGTACAGGAACATCAAGAAGTTTAATTGTACAAAATGATAACGTAGGAGGTTCCGCTTTAAGTTTTATAAACGATGCTACAGCTAATATAATTAAGCACGCTGTATTCAGAGGAGCATCAACCAATTCAACCATTGGTGTGGTAAATTTTGGTACGGGTGTAGTAACCGGAAACGATAGTAATTTAATTGACAACTGCGATATTGCTGATGCAGCCTCACTTCCGGCAACTTTAGTTCAGGGAAGAGGTTCGTTTGATGCATTAACCAAATTCAATAATGATAATGTAATCAGCAATTGTAATTTGTATAATTTCTCAGCTACCTCAGGTGAGACAAATGCTTTTAAAATTTCAAAAGGTAATACCAACTGGACCATTACCAATAATAGTGTATACCAAACAGTACCAAGAGCGTTTAATGTTATACATTATCTAATGAATTGGAATAGAATAGTTGATGGTGGTACCAATGTAGATGATGCTATGGCGCAAGCCTCATTAAACAATATGATTGTTACTAATAACTATATAGGAGGAAGCGCTCCATTATGTGGTGGAACACCGTGGACACAAACAGCCTCAACAGGCCAGTTTAATAGTTATTTCAATGTTGGAAACCAAACAGCCACTACTGTAAAAAACAATACATTTGCTAACTTTAATATCACATCAACATCAGCCTTTACAGGTACACCGGGAGTTTGGAATGCCTTCCAATATATTGGTGGTAAAGTAAATATTGACAGTAATTTAATAGGGTCATTAACAGACAGTAATTCAATTATAATTAATGCAGCCAGTGGAGCCATTGTTTTCCCAATAGCACTTACTGCTAACGTTGCAGGGTCTTACACCGTAAGAGGTAATAAAATTGCCGGTATAAGAGTAAGCGGCTCAGGAACAGCAGCCGTAAATATTTATAGTATATATATTGCTTCAGCAACCAATACCGTTAGTTACCAAATAGACGGTAATATTATAGGAGGAACAGCAGGTATAGCTAATTTAACATCTTCATCTACTACAGCGCAGGTAAATTATGGTATCAATAATATCAGTACCGCTATTTTAACTATTAATAATAATACCATTAGTAATTTAAATAATTACCACAATACAATAGGTAATTCACAAACAATAGGTATACGCACCACTGCAGGTAATAATGCCATTACCAATAATGTTATTAATAGTTTAGCAAACAATTCAGCACAGCTTAGTACAGGTATAAATGCTCCTGTTATCGGTATCTCAATGACATCTGCAACGGCAACCAATACCATTAGCCGCAATAATATAGCCACTATAAACCACAATAATTTAACCGAAGCAACACAAACAATAGGTATTTATTATGCAGGTGCTACAGGCGATATAATTGATCGTAATACCATACATAGTTTTAATACATTATCATCATCAGTTACTGCAAGTCAAATAGGTTTACAAATAGCAGGCGGTACAGCCCGTATTTATAACAATGTTGTTAGATTAGGTGTAGATAGCAATGGATATTCACTGACATCAACACCAATACTGACAGGTATTTTAATTTCAGGTGGAAATGCCAGGGTGATTTATAATACAGTTTACCTAAGTGGTGTTGTGGCAAGTGGTGCAGGTAATACTTTTGCAGTTAGCAGAACAAGTACAGGCAGCGATTCATTATTCAATAATTTATTTATTAATAACCGAATTGGTGGTACGGGAAATCATTATGCCATTAACGCAGGTTCAAATACAGGTTTAACCTCAAACTATAATAACTTTAATACATACTCAACCTATGTAGGCATGTTTGCTTCAGTTAATCAGGCAGCCCTTTTCGATTGGCAAACGGCATCAAGCACAGATGCTAACAGCGCAAGCAAACCGGTATATTTTGTAAATAGTGGTGCCAGTGCTTCCTTTATTGACTTTCATTTAACAGGTACCTCATTAGGCGATTTAGGTTTAATAGCTAAACCTGTTGGAGGTATTACAACCGATTTTGATAATCAAGCCCGCGATTTAACAAAACCATACATGGGTGCTGACGAAAATTTAAGCAATCCACTACCGGTTAAGTTAATTACATTTAGCGCTAACTTACAAAACAAAGATGTTTTATTAACCTGGGCTACTGCTATGGAGCAAAATAACAAAGGGTTTGAATTACAGCGTTCTTTCGATGCAAAAACATTTGAAACAATTGGTTTTGTTAAGGGAAAAGGAAACAGCAATAAGAACGAAAAGTATAGTTTTACAGATGTGAATGTAAAAGCAAGTAATAACAACGTTATTTATTACAGGTTAAAACAAATTGATTACGATGCGCAGTTTACTTACAGCCCAGTAGTTAAAATAAGTACAGAAGAGCAACAAGCGCTATTTAATGTATCAGGTTATCCTAATCCAATAAAAGACGAGTACTATGTAAGCATAAATGCAGTTAATAATGCAAATGTTACCTTGCAGTTATTCGATTTGCAAGGTAAAGTAGTATTGTCTCAATCATTGGTTTTAACAAAAGGAACCAACGTAGTAAAAGTAGATAATATAGATAAAATGCAATTAGGCGTTTATTTATTACACCTAACTATGAATGGCGAAACCCAAATAATAAAAGTAGTAAAGAATTAA
- a CDS encoding VOC family protein, with amino-acid sequence MTFPISQIRIARPTNQLDALTRFYKDGLLFNEIGSFTNHDGYNGIMLGMPDASVHLEFTQHIHGSPCPAPTKDNLLVLYFNTSTDRDLYVDRLTQMDYPIVEPENSYWLANGITIADPDGWRVVLVNKPGFSVE; translated from the coding sequence ATGACTTTTCCAATTTCTCAAATACGTATTGCCCGCCCTACTAATCAACTAGACGCACTTACTCGTTTTTATAAAGATGGGTTGCTTTTTAATGAAATTGGTTCATTTACTAATCATGATGGCTATAATGGAATTATGTTGGGTATGCCTGATGCAAGCGTTCATTTGGAATTTACACAACACATTCATGGTAGTCCATGTCCGGCACCTACAAAAGATAATTTGCTAGTATTGTATTTTAACACATCAACTGACAGGGATTTATACGTTGACAGGTTAACTCAAATGGATTACCCTATAGTTGAGCCTGAAAATAGTTATTGGTTGGCTAATGGCATCACTATAGCTGATCCTGATGGTTGGAGAGTAGTCCTTGTTAATAAGCCTGGTTTTTCCGTTGAATAA